In a single window of the Gossypium hirsutum isolate 1008001.06 chromosome A13, Gossypium_hirsutum_v2.1, whole genome shotgun sequence genome:
- the LOC107893208 gene encoding protein LEAD-SENSITIVE 1 isoform X1: protein MVLFLTFVGICAQFTERVSQLMEMQKGIYVGKAKVKNPRTGKEEQIENAVIHFLGLDKNGKAKTYRPQCPKCFHESHELGVVLTCLDCFYDGNTIYRYEYEVSLLSFTFKSSGSCSTFTSSEPDVVIKRAYSFLHKNNFGEYSFFFNNCEHFATKCKTGTALCNQILFGTGVPGAIAYNVARGFTKGLFWS from the exons ATG GTTTTGTTTCTCACCTTCGTTGGGATCTGTGCACAATTCACAGAAAGAGTGTCTCAATTGATGGAGATGCAGAAAG GCATATACGTGGGAAAAGCCAAGGTGAAAAACCCCAGAACAGGAAAAGAAGAGCAAATAGAAAATGCAGTGATTCATTTCCTTGGACTGGACAAGAATGGGAAAGCTAAAACATATCGACCCCAGTGCCCGAAATGTTTTCACGAGAGCCATGAACTGGGAGTGGTATTAACATGCCTTGACTGCTTCTATGACGGTAATACAATCTATCGCTACGAATACGAAGTGTCGTTATTGAGCTTTACTTTTAAAAGCAGTGGGAGTTGCTCTACTTTTACCTCTTCTGAACCTGACGTGGTTATTAAGAGAGCATATAGTTTCCTCCATAAAAACAACTTCGGAGAATACAGCTTCTTTTTTAACAACTGCGAGCACTTTGCAACCAAGTGTAAAACCGGGACCGCCCTATGCAATCAGATCTTGTTCGGGACAGGAGTGCCCGGTGCCATCGCTTATAATGTTGCAAGAGGCTTTACAAAAGGTTTATTCTGGAGTTAA
- the LOC107893208 gene encoding protein LEAD-SENSITIVE 1 isoform X2, translated as MMATGQVLKPGDHIYSKCFGGLYDHHGIYVGKAKVKNPRTGKEEQIENAVIHFLGLDKNGKAKTYRPQCPKCFHESHELGVVLTCLDCFYDGNTIYRYEYEVSLLSFTFKSSGSCSTFTSSEPDVVIKRAYSFLHKNNFGEYSFFFNNCEHFATKCKTGTALCNQILFGTGVPGAIAYNVARGFTKGLFWS; from the exons ATGATGGCAACTGGCCAAGTACTCAAACCAGGTGATCACATCTATTCTAAATGCTTTGGAGGTTTGTACGATCACCATG GCATATACGTGGGAAAAGCCAAGGTGAAAAACCCCAGAACAGGAAAAGAAGAGCAAATAGAAAATGCAGTGATTCATTTCCTTGGACTGGACAAGAATGGGAAAGCTAAAACATATCGACCCCAGTGCCCGAAATGTTTTCACGAGAGCCATGAACTGGGAGTGGTATTAACATGCCTTGACTGCTTCTATGACGGTAATACAATCTATCGCTACGAATACGAAGTGTCGTTATTGAGCTTTACTTTTAAAAGCAGTGGGAGTTGCTCTACTTTTACCTCTTCTGAACCTGACGTGGTTATTAAGAGAGCATATAGTTTCCTCCATAAAAACAACTTCGGAGAATACAGCTTCTTTTTTAACAACTGCGAGCACTTTGCAACCAAGTGTAAAACCGGGACCGCCCTATGCAATCAGATCTTGTTCGGGACAGGAGTGCCCGGTGCCATCGCTTATAATGTTGCAAGAGGCTTTACAAAAGGTTTATTCTGGAGTTAA
- the LOC107894784 gene encoding protein LEAD-SENSITIVE 1, with protein sequence MATGQLLNPGDHIYTECLGGSYYHHGIYVGRGLVTNPNTGKTRTITNAVIHFLGLDTEGKAKKTKPQCQTCFFKPKGQGVVLTCLDCFHEGNGLYRYEYGVSLLSFTFKTSGSCTPRSCSDPNTVIKRAYDYLRNQDFGDYNFVFNNCEHFATKCKMGKARCNQALLGTGLPGALVYNVTRRLTKDILW encoded by the exons ATGGCAACTGGCCAACTACTCAACCCAGGTGATCACATCTATACCGAATGCCTTGGAGGTTCCTACTATCACCACG GCATATATGTAGGCAGAGGCCTGGTGACAAACCCCAACACTGGAAAAACCCGAACCATAACAAATGCAGTCATTCATTTCCTTGGACTCGACACCGAAGGCAAAGctaaaaaaactaaaccccaatgCCAGACATGTTTTTTCAAGCCCAAGGGTCAGGGAGTTGTATTAACATGCCTTGACTGCTTCCATGAAGGTAACGGGCTGTATCGCTACGAATACGGTGTGTCGTTATTGAGCTTTACTTTTAAAACCAGTGGGAGTTGCACTCCTCGGAGCTGTTCTGATCCTAATACCGTAATTAAGAGAGCATATGATTACCTCCGTAACCAAGACTTCGGAGACTACAACTTTGTGTTTAACAACTGCGAGCACTTTGCCACCAAGTGTAAAATGGGGAAGGCCCGTTGCAATCAGGCCTTGTTGGGAACAGGACTGCCGGGTGCCCTGGTTTATAATGTTACAAGACGCCTTACCAAAGATATACTCTGGTAG